In a single window of the Agrobacterium vitis genome:
- the pyrH gene encoding UMP kinase, whose product MTSKPIYQRVLLKASGEALMGSQGFGIDVAVADRIAGDIAEARAMGVEVGVVVGGGNIFRGVAVASKGGDRVTGDHMGMLGTVINALALATSLRKLDIDTVVLSAIAMPEICETFSQRVAVHHLSQGRVVIFAGGTGNPFFTTDSAAALRAAEMGAQAIFKGTQVDGIYSADPKKDPTATRFDHITHAEVLEKGLAVMDVTAVALARENRIPIIVFSIHEKGGFSAILQGGGVKTVVNDD is encoded by the coding sequence GCCCATTTATCAACGAGTTCTTCTCAAAGCTTCCGGCGAAGCCCTGATGGGCAGCCAGGGCTTCGGCATTGATGTCGCGGTCGCCGACCGGATCGCCGGCGATATCGCAGAGGCGCGCGCCATGGGCGTCGAAGTCGGCGTCGTGGTCGGTGGCGGCAATATTTTTCGCGGCGTGGCCGTCGCCTCCAAGGGCGGCGACCGGGTAACGGGCGACCATATGGGCATGCTCGGCACAGTGATCAACGCTCTGGCGCTGGCAACGTCGCTGCGTAAGCTGGACATCGACACCGTGGTGCTTTCGGCCATTGCCATGCCGGAAATCTGCGAAACTTTTTCGCAGCGCGTCGCGGTTCATCATCTGTCGCAGGGCAGGGTGGTGATTTTCGCTGGCGGCACCGGCAATCCATTCTTCACCACCGATTCTGCCGCAGCCCTGCGCGCTGCCGAAATGGGTGCGCAGGCGATTTTCAAGGGCACCCAGGTGGATGGCATCTATTCCGCCGACCCGAAGAAGGACCCGACAGCCACCCGTTTCGACCATATTACCCATGCTGAAGTGCTCGAAAAGGGCCTGGCGGTAATGGATGTGACCGCCGTTGCCCTGGCGCGGGAAAACCGGATCCCGATCATCGTCTTCTCCATCCACGAAAAAGGTGGCTTCAGCGCCATCCTGCAAGGCGGCGGTGTGAAAACAGTCGTTAATGACGATTGA
- the frr gene encoding ribosome recycling factor, giving the protein MTAGIDLNDIKRRMDGAINAFKSDLASLRTGRASANILDPVMVEAYGSRVALNTVANITVPEPRMLGVSIWDKSMVGAVDRAIRESNLGLNPIVDGQNLRIPLPELNEERRKSLVKVAHGYAENSKVAIRHVRRDGMDSLKKAEKDGEIGKDDARSLSEKLQKMTDDTISDIDRLLAEKEKEIMQV; this is encoded by the coding sequence ATGACAGCAGGTATTGATCTCAACGATATCAAGCGCCGCATGGATGGCGCGATCAACGCATTCAAGAGCGACCTCGCCTCGTTGCGCACCGGTCGTGCCTCGGCCAATATTCTCGACCCGGTCATGGTTGAAGCCTATGGTTCGCGCGTGGCGCTGAACACCGTGGCCAATATCACCGTGCCGGAACCGCGCATGCTGGGTGTCTCTATCTGGGACAAGAGCATGGTCGGCGCTGTCGACCGGGCAATCCGGGAATCCAATCTTGGCCTCAACCCGATTGTCGACGGCCAAAACCTGCGCATTCCGCTGCCGGAACTGAACGAAGAGCGCCGCAAGTCGCTGGTCAAAGTGGCGCATGGTTATGCCGAAAACTCGAAAGTCGCGATCCGCCATGTTCGCCGCGATGGCATGGACAGCCTGAAGAAGGCTGAAAAGGATGGCGAAATCGGCAAGGACGATGCGCGAAGCCTTTCGGAAAAGCTGCAAAAGATGACGGATGACACGATTTCCGATATCGATCGCTTGCTTGCTGAAAAGGAAAAGGAAATCATGCAGGTCTAA